A window of Streptomyces sp. NBC_01689 genomic DNA:
CCCTCGTCTATGGAGATACGTTCATCCTCAAGCTGTTGCGCCGCATCGTGCCCGGCGTCAACCCCGACCTGGAACTGCCGCGCGTACTCGCGCGGGAGAACTGCCCCCGGGTCCCCGCGCCCACGGCGTGGATGACCGCGGACCTCAGAGACGCCCGGAATCCGGCGGCCGGTGAGACCTACGTCCTCGGCGTGCTGCAGCCCTTCGTCCGGGGCGCGACGGACGGCTGGGAGCTGGCGCTGCACGGACTGGCCAAGGGCGAGGACTTCGGCGCCGAGGCGCGGGCCCTGGGCCGGGCCACGGCCGAGGTGCACACCGCGCTCGCCCGCGCGCTGCCCACGACCACCCTGGGCCATGTACAGATGGAGTTGCTTGTCGACGGGATGACCGAGCGGCTGGCCGCGGCGGCCCAGGCGGTGCCCGCGCTGCGCCCCTACGCGCCCGGTCTGCGGACCGCCTTCGAGGCGCTGGGGGACCTGGCCGCCGAGGGACGGACCTGGACCGCGCAGCGCGTCCACGGGGATCTGCACCTCGGCCAGTGCCTGCGGTCCCCCACCGGCGAGTGGTCGCTCATAGACTTCGAGGGCGAGCCGTCCAAGCCGCTGGCCGAACGCCGGATGCCGCAGCCACCGCTGCGGGACGTGGCCGGGATGCTCCGCTCCTTCGACTACGCGGCCCGCTCTAATCCCCGGACCGCCGGCCCCGCCCCCACCGTCTCCGACTGGGCGGACATCTGCCGGGCCGCCTTCTGCGCCGGTTACGCGGAGGCCGCCGGACGCGATCCGCGCACCGACCCCGTCCTGCTGCGCGCGTACGAGACGGACAAGGCGGTCTACGAGGTCGTCTACGAGGCCCGGCACCGGCCCGACTGGCTGCCCGTGCCGATGGCGGCGGTGGGCCGGCTCGCCGCGTCCCCCTGACGTTTCCCGATCACCCTCGCCGAGGAGGCCCTGCCCGTGACGCCCCGCCCCCCGTCCGACGACAGTCCGAAGAAGAACGGTGCCAAGAAGCCGGTCAGCGGCAAGAAGGCGGCGGTCCAGAAGACCGCGGCCCAGCAGAAGGCGGCCGGGAAGGCCGCCCGGAAGGCGGCCGAGGGGAAACCGGCACCCGAGGTCTCCGAGAGGCCCGCCGACCGGAAGCCCACCGGGGGCAAGGGCCCGAAGTCCGCCGGGGGGAATCCCCGGCCGGCCGCCGCCGACCGGCCGCCGGCACCCGTCGTGGCCGCCTCCGCGCCCACCGGCGCCCCGCCCGCCGCCTCCACCGACGCCCCTCCCCTCACCGCCCCCGTCCCCGCTCCCGCCGCCGCCTCCGCCGACGCCCCTCCCGTCACCGATCCCGCCGGCACCGTCACGCCGGCTGACGACCCGCTCGGTTCCCTTCCCGCGCACGGCGGTTCTCCTGACGGTGCGTCCGGGACCGCCGCCGTCCCGGCGTTCACGGGGATCGGTCCGGGCGACCGGGAACGGCTGCTCTCCGGCACGCACCACGATCCGCACGGGGTGCTGGGCGCCCATCCGGTGCCGGGCGGCGTGGCGTTCCTGGCCTTCCGGCCGTACGCCCTGGGCGTGACGGTCGTGACCGACGATCTGCGTGCCGAGCTGCACGACGACGGTGACGGCTTCTTCTCGGCCTTGCTGCCGCTGCGCGCGGTCCCGGACGCCTACCGCCTCCTCGTGGCGTACGAGGGGACGGTCCAGGACACCGAGGACGCCTACCGCTTCCTGCCGGCGCTCGGCGAGCTCGACCTCCATCTGCTGGGTGAGGGCCGTCACGAACAGCTCTGGCGCGCGCTGGGCGCCGAGCCGATGGTCCACCAGGGCGTGGCGGGCACCCGCTTCACCGTCTGGGCGCCGAACGCGCGGGGCGTCAGGCTCGCCGGCACCTTCAACTTCTGGGACGGCACGGGGTTTCCGATGCGCTCGCTCGGCGCCACGGGCGTCTGGGAGCTGTTCGTGCCCGGCATCGGTGAGGGCGAGCTCTACAAGTTCGAGATCACCCGCCCCGACGGCACCCGCACCGTGCGCGCCGACCCCATGGCCCGGCGCACCGAGGTGCCCCCGGCGACCTCCTCGATCGTCCACACCTCGCACCACACCTGGCACGACGAGGAGTGGATGGCGGAGCGGGGCGGGCGTCCTGCCCACGAGGCGCCGTTCTCCGTCTACGAGGTGCATCTCGCGTCCTGGCGACCGGGCCTGACGTATCGTCAACTTGCTCAGCAGCTCCCCGCCTACGTCGCCGACCTCGGCTTCACCCACGTCGAACTCATGCCCGTCGCCGAACACCCCTTCGGCGGCTCCTGGGGCTACCAGGTCACCGGCTTCTACGCCCCCACCGCCCGCCTCGGCACCCCCGACGACTTCAAACACCTCGTCGACGCCCTCCACCAGGCCGGCATCGGCGTCCTCATGGACTGGGTCCCCGCCCACTTCCCCCGCGACGAATGGGCCCTCGCCGCCTTCGACGGACGCCCCCTCTACGAACACGCCGACCCCCAGCGCGCCGCCCACCCCGACTGGGGCACCCTCGAATTCGACTACGGCCGCCGCGAGGTCCGCAACTTCCTCGTCGCCAACGCCGTCTACTGGTGCCAGGAATTCCACATCGACGGACTCCGCGTCGACGCCGTCGCC
This region includes:
- a CDS encoding maltokinase N-terminal cap-like domain-containing protein — its product is MSEAATHPATEPVARPELLASLDPLLREWLPRQRWFAGKGRPVTGFSLVTANELLPTSGQLGLLHLLVRAHQPATPAQGSTPRQGDCYQLLIGVREALPPHLAPALIGHVEEGPLAGRTVYEALHDPRPADVLLEALRTRARIGELRFERDHRQQIPSGLTPRLVTSEQSNSSLVYGDTFILKLLRRIVPGVNPDLELPRVLARENCPRVPAPTAWMTADLRDARNPAAGETYVLGVLQPFVRGATDGWELALHGLAKGEDFGAEARALGRATAEVHTALARALPTTTLGHVQMELLVDGMTERLAAAAQAVPALRPYAPGLRTAFEALGDLAAEGRTWTAQRVHGDLHLGQCLRSPTGEWSLIDFEGEPSKPLAERRMPQPPLRDVAGMLRSFDYAARSNPRTAGPAPTVSDWADICRAAFCAGYAEAAGRDPRTDPVLLRAYETDKAVYEVVYEARHRPDWLPVPMAAVGRLAASP
- the glgB gene encoding 1,4-alpha-glucan branching enzyme translates to MTPRPPSDDSPKKNGAKKPVSGKKAAVQKTAAQQKAAGKAARKAAEGKPAPEVSERPADRKPTGGKGPKSAGGNPRPAAADRPPAPVVAASAPTGAPPAASTDAPPLTAPVPAPAAASADAPPVTDPAGTVTPADDPLGSLPAHGGSPDGASGTAAVPAFTGIGPGDRERLLSGTHHDPHGVLGAHPVPGGVAFLAFRPYALGVTVVTDDLRAELHDDGDGFFSALLPLRAVPDAYRLLVAYEGTVQDTEDAYRFLPALGELDLHLLGEGRHEQLWRALGAEPMVHQGVAGTRFTVWAPNARGVRLAGTFNFWDGTGFPMRSLGATGVWELFVPGIGEGELYKFEITRPDGTRTVRADPMARRTEVPPATSSIVHTSHHTWHDEEWMAERGGRPAHEAPFSVYEVHLASWRPGLTYRQLAQQLPAYVADLGFTHVELMPVAEHPFGGSWGYQVTGFYAPTARLGTPDDFKHLVDALHQAGIGVLMDWVPAHFPRDEWALAAFDGRPLYEHADPQRAAHPDWGTLEFDYGRREVRNFLVANAVYWCQEFHIDGLRVDAVASMLYLDYSREPGRWTPNEHGGRENLDAVAFLQEMNATVYRRNPGIVTIAEESTAWDGVTRATHHSGPGGFGGLGFGLKWNMGWMHDSLDYVQHEPVHRKYHHHEMTFSMVYAYSENYVLPISHDEVVHGKKSLVSKMPGDWWQQRATTRAYLGFMWAHPGKQLLFMGQEFAQGAEWSETHGPDWWLLDPAYPAEADHRGVRDLVRDLNAVYRGTPALWQRDTDPSGFQWVVGDAAEDNVFAFLRLDAEGTPVLAVSNLSPVVRHGYRLGVPDSVPAWQETLNTDSARYGGSDVTNPDVVKPDLQPWHGRPGSIRLTLPPLATVWLRPA